One window of the Sphaerochaeta associata genome contains the following:
- a CDS encoding transposase: protein MKSIAEILGGCQMVFGISFDIQEVFEGYVTAEHRTFIQMLQVIEEFMPACERKESLLGRKGYDETAMIRSALAKQFFKIPTVTSLRNRLLSDPSLRQVCGFTSVPSEATFSRKFASHARQRLMEKALGPLVSSYLDGRIVGHVSRDSTAIEAREKAVNKKKEVIPRGKPGRPRKGSESKTKKQNVLQKQLGQTAEQAVEELNSQCSWGCKRNSQGNRNYWKGYKLHLDVTDSGIPVSTIVTGANVHDSQAAIPLERMTGQRIKHLYSLMDSAYDAKPIKDFIIGNGRMPIIDPNKRRKQQRVLSPSEKQRFRIRSTVERSNSHLKDWLIPPKIMVRGTEKVSHCLMTGVLCLAAIKILQYCILPGIQKTA, encoded by the coding sequence ATGAAAAGCATAGCAGAAATCCTCGGCGGTTGCCAGATGGTATTCGGTATTTCTTTCGACATCCAAGAGGTTTTCGAAGGGTATGTGACCGCCGAACACCGTACGTTCATCCAGATGCTGCAGGTGATAGAGGAATTTATGCCTGCATGCGAACGCAAGGAAAGCCTGCTCGGACGCAAGGGCTATGATGAGACGGCGATGATCCGTTCAGCCTTGGCCAAACAGTTTTTCAAGATTCCCACCGTCACCTCGCTTCGCAACCGCCTGCTCAGCGATCCGTCGCTGCGGCAGGTCTGCGGGTTCACCTCCGTACCCAGCGAGGCCACCTTCAGCAGGAAATTTGCATCCCATGCACGCCAAAGACTCATGGAGAAGGCGCTGGGCCCCTTGGTAAGCTCCTATCTGGACGGCCGCATCGTGGGTCATGTCAGCCGGGACTCCACGGCCATCGAGGCGCGCGAGAAGGCCGTGAACAAGAAGAAGGAAGTGATCCCGAGGGGGAAACCCGGCAGGCCCAGGAAAGGCTCTGAGTCGAAAACCAAGAAGCAAAACGTTCTGCAGAAGCAACTTGGCCAGACTGCCGAACAGGCAGTCGAGGAATTGAACTCCCAGTGCAGCTGGGGATGCAAGCGCAACAGCCAGGGCAACCGCAACTATTGGAAGGGCTACAAGCTTCACCTGGATGTCACCGACAGCGGCATTCCCGTCAGCACCATCGTCACGGGTGCCAACGTACATGACAGCCAAGCGGCGATTCCCTTGGAGCGGATGACCGGGCAGCGGATCAAACACCTGTACTCGCTGATGGACAGCGCCTACGATGCAAAGCCCATCAAGGACTTCATCATCGGAAACGGCAGGATGCCCATCATCGACCCGAACAAGCGGCGCAAGCAGCAACGGGTCCTCTCCCCCTCTGAAAAGCAGCGGTTCAGGATCCGTTCGACCGTCGAACGATCCAACTCCCACCTCAAGGATTGGCTTATTCCGCCGAAGATCATGGTCAGGGGGACGGAGAAGGTCTCCCACTGCCTGATGACCGGCGTGCTGTGCCTTGCTGCAATCAAGATACTGCAGTATTGCATCCTGCCGGGCATCCAGAAAACTGCGTAA
- a CDS encoding RnfABCDGE type electron transport complex subunit B, producing the protein MNILFAILVVAVLGGLFGFGLSYAEKKLAIKKDPKVLALEPIMPGANCGVCGYAGCNAYAAAVALGEAEIGLCSPGGPSLVAKMAEIMGAKVEASGDNRRKVAHVMCKGNTEFTVKDYTYEGLLDCNAASLLFAGDNNCKSGCMHLGSCIKVCPVGAISKDKDGYIIVDEKLCISCEKCVTICPNGVMQMIYEDSEYVIDCNSHEPGGKVRKQCTVGCIGCKICETKYPESGCKVDRFLSTFDQTLPHSQIAEAAQACPTKIIIKR; encoded by the coding sequence GTGAATATTCTCTTTGCGATTTTAGTGGTGGCCGTCCTCGGCGGCTTGTTTGGATTCGGTCTTTCCTATGCTGAGAAAAAACTCGCCATCAAGAAAGATCCAAAAGTTCTCGCCCTTGAACCTATTATGCCCGGTGCAAACTGCGGTGTCTGCGGATATGCCGGATGTAATGCATATGCCGCCGCTGTCGCCTTGGGTGAAGCGGAAATCGGTCTGTGCAGCCCCGGCGGTCCTTCCCTGGTCGCTAAAATGGCTGAAATCATGGGAGCCAAGGTTGAAGCCAGCGGCGACAACCGTAGAAAAGTTGCACATGTAATGTGCAAGGGTAATACGGAGTTTACGGTAAAAGACTACACCTACGAAGGATTGCTTGACTGCAATGCAGCCTCCCTGTTGTTTGCCGGCGATAATAATTGCAAAAGCGGATGCATGCATTTGGGAAGTTGCATCAAGGTTTGTCCGGTTGGGGCTATCTCCAAGGACAAGGATGGGTATATCATTGTCGATGAAAAACTTTGCATCAGCTGTGAGAAGTGCGTCACCATCTGTCCGAATGGGGTCATGCAGATGATCTATGAGGATAGTGAGTATGTGATCGACTGCAATAGTCATGAGCCGGGTGGAAAGGTTCGCAAGCAATGTACGGTTGGGTGCATAGGATGTAAGATTTGTGAAACCAAATATCCTGAATCCGGATGCAAGGTTGATCGATTTCTTTCTACCTTTGATCAGACGCTCCCGCACAGCCAGATAGCAGAGGCTGCCCAGGCGTGTCCGACCAAGATAATTATCAAGCGGTAA
- the prfB gene encoding peptide chain release factor 2 (programmed frameshift) has product MFFQNKSLFESVKEEAYTVWRRLDPDHMLSEIQVLEAKTLEPGFWDDRKGAEQLFAELNGLKDSYYPWKELMDSISEMSELLEIYADEPENPEEEAQIDEQIKELKEQYSQLKLKTLLDGKFDKNDCFLTIHAGAGGNEASDWANMLMRMYLRYCERNGFKSQVLDLLEDEGGIKSATIKVSGPYSFGYLKGEAGVHRLVRISPFDSQKRRHTSFTSVYASPVIDDTIEIDLKPEDYRLDTYRAGGAGGQHVNKTDSAVRITHYATGIVVQCQNERSQVMNKDVAFKMLKSRLYEYYREEKEKEHQKDAIEKKEITWGSQIRSYVFQPYTMVKDHRTSVTVGNIQAVMDGEIGDFIEGYLQWAQKEE; this is encoded by the exons ATGTTTTTCCAGAATAAATCCCTGTTTGAAAGTGTTAAAGAAGAAGCCTATACCGTATGGAGGCGGCTT GACCCGGATCATATGCTCTCTGAAATCCAGGTCTTGGAAGCAAAAACCCTTGAACCCGGCTTTTGGGATGACCGAAAGGGTGCCGAGCAGTTATTTGCAGAGCTGAACGGCCTTAAGGATTCATACTATCCGTGGAAAGAGTTGATGGATTCCATCTCCGAAATGTCGGAATTACTGGAAATCTATGCAGATGAACCGGAGAATCCTGAGGAAGAAGCTCAGATAGACGAGCAGATCAAGGAACTGAAGGAACAGTACAGCCAACTCAAGCTGAAAACGCTGCTTGACGGCAAGTTTGACAAGAATGATTGCTTTTTGACCATTCACGCCGGAGCAGGGGGGAACGAGGCCAGCGACTGGGCTAATATGTTGATGCGCATGTATCTTCGGTATTGCGAACGCAACGGCTTCAAGAGCCAGGTTCTCGACTTGTTGGAGGATGAGGGTGGTATCAAAAGTGCCACCATCAAGGTATCCGGACCTTATAGTTTCGGGTATCTCAAAGGCGAGGCTGGAGTACATCGCTTGGTCCGCATCAGTCCTTTTGACTCGCAAAAACGCAGACACACCTCTTTTACCAGTGTTTATGCCTCTCCTGTCATCGATGACACCATTGAGATCGACCTCAAGCCAGAGGACTACCGTTTGGACACCTATCGTGCCGGCGGTGCCGGGGGGCAGCACGTCAATAAGACCGACAGTGCGGTGCGTATCACCCACTATGCCACAGGGATTGTGGTTCAGTGTCAGAATGAGCGAAGCCAGGTAATGAACAAGGATGTTGCGTTCAAGATGCTCAAGAGCCGGCTTTACGAGTACTATCGTGAGGAGAAGGAGAAGGAGCACCAGAAGGACGCCATCGAGAAGAAGGAAATTACCTGGGGAAGCCAGATTCGTTCCTATGTGTTCCAGCCCTATACAATGGTCAAGGATCATAGGACCAGTGTAACGGTAGGCAATATCCAGGCGGTTATGGATGGAGAAATCGGGGATTTTATTGAAGGTTATCTCCAATGGGCCCAAAAGGAGGAGTAG
- the ftsY gene encoding signal recognition particle-docking protein FtsY gives MLKGFGAKLKALFGMNTFDEGYFENLEDFLIEGDLGAKLATQISDEVRKLAKSEKPKTQKDLQILVKRLLSDKIRIFDPGLEEGSLTVYLILGVNGVGKTTSIAKLAQYYKNQGKQVLLAAADTFRAAAIDQLEVHAQRLGCRIVKQKSGSDPGSVVFDAITSAQARGEDLILVDTAGRMHNKENLLRELSKIDKIVKGRGIEDVHYKKFLVIDSTTGQNGISQAELFNQAVKLDALILTKYDSLAKGGALVQIGEKQNIPIAFVGTGETYKDIHPFDKDEFLDTLVGLTD, from the coding sequence ATGCTGAAAGGATTTGGAGCGAAACTGAAAGCGCTCTTCGGGATGAATACCTTTGATGAAGGTTACTTCGAGAACCTTGAGGATTTTCTGATAGAAGGAGATTTGGGGGCAAAGCTCGCAACCCAAATCTCTGACGAGGTTCGCAAACTTGCCAAGAGCGAGAAACCAAAAACCCAAAAGGATTTGCAGATATTGGTAAAACGTTTGCTTTCCGATAAGATCCGTATCTTCGATCCGGGTCTGGAAGAAGGGAGCCTGACTGTTTATTTGATTCTCGGAGTGAACGGGGTCGGCAAGACCACTTCGATAGCAAAACTAGCCCAGTATTACAAAAATCAAGGAAAGCAGGTCCTGCTTGCCGCAGCCGATACATTCCGCGCTGCAGCCATCGACCAATTGGAAGTTCACGCCCAGCGGCTTGGCTGCAGGATTGTGAAGCAGAAAAGCGGCAGTGATCCGGGTTCTGTGGTGTTTGATGCCATCACCTCGGCCCAAGCAAGGGGCGAAGATCTAATACTCGTCGATACTGCAGGAAGAATGCACAATAAGGAGAATCTTCTAAGAGAGCTCTCCAAGATCGACAAAATCGTAAAAGGAAGGGGCATCGAGGACGTTCATTACAAGAAGTTCTTGGTCATAGATTCTACCACCGGACAAAATGGGATCAGCCAGGCGGAGCTTTTCAATCAGGCGGTGAAGCTTGATGCCTTGATTCTCACCAAATATGATAGTCTTGCAAAGGGTGGAGCACTTGTGCAGATCGGTGAGAAACAGAATATTCCCATCGCATTTGTCGGGACCGGAGAGACATACAAGGACATCCATCCCTTTGACAAGGATGAGTTCCTTGATACGCTGGTCGGGTTGACCGACTAA
- the rsxE gene encoding electron transport complex subunit RsxE — MLNESSFCKSLLTKGIFKENPVFVIVLGLCPVLGVSSQVSNAIGMSAGVLFVLLFSNIFISALRKVIPASIHIPAYIVIIASLVTIIEMVMHAFVPAVYSALGVYLPLIVVNCIILGRAEAFASKNTVLDSILDAIGMSIGFALGITLIALIRELFGSGTITLFPVGNFAGVINIPWFYDNPIRVLALAPGALLLMGFLKAFFDWNTLRKKDR; from the coding sequence ATTCTCAATGAATCCTCATTTTGCAAGAGCCTCCTTACAAAAGGAATATTCAAAGAGAACCCGGTGTTCGTCATCGTCCTTGGTCTATGCCCTGTCCTTGGTGTTTCCAGTCAGGTCTCCAATGCCATAGGTATGTCGGCAGGTGTCTTGTTTGTCTTGCTGTTCAGCAATATTTTCATCTCGGCCTTGCGGAAAGTCATTCCTGCAAGCATTCATATTCCTGCCTATATTGTCATCATTGCGAGTTTGGTTACCATCATAGAAATGGTGATGCATGCTTTTGTTCCAGCTGTCTATAGTGCATTGGGAGTCTACCTTCCTTTAATTGTGGTAAACTGCATAATTCTCGGCAGGGCCGAGGCTTTTGCAAGTAAAAATACTGTGCTTGACTCAATTCTTGATGCAATCGGCATGTCGATCGGATTTGCTCTCGGCATCACCCTGATTGCTCTTATCCGAGAATTGTTCGGTTCAGGCACGATCACCTTGTTCCCGGTAGGTAATTTCGCTGGTGTCATCAACATCCCCTGGTTCTATGACAATCCAATCAGAGTTCTTGCTCTTGCACCCGGTGCTTTGTTGCTGATGGGATTCTTGAAGGCTTTCTTCGACTGGAACACCTTGCGAAAGAAGGATAGGTAA
- a CDS encoding ABC transporter permease translates to MQVLLLLCTRYAFSKQNRHRGTSIRITIGLGLCLFAIIAVLSFMQALQRDQFDDIRTFESFDLQVVLSTSDEAAARHAADEIEALASVDNAFIYADIPVITQATAGDTVAGRIRGLEAEGRFLSQLNSYRGELFVPGFLASSYSNSRTHALKDEVKVTLLKKGRQATVIPSQKNMVIGSLYYTSSYDFDRATFLCDIETLLSLNPDVQLKIGIFTQNDVLEVKRHILDLGYEEVATYKELNASLYGAMELEQKMMTLMLFLMVLVILVHIRSSSRRLLLAKQREIAMLRSMGLTKKQVQSLFVLQSLLVTLIGCVVGLVFSYSAVALYPMLSNVVYQSMGVHLILEIRTYEVVFLVVSILVFSMLASFQGTHRILKADIMEMFAHDEVI, encoded by the coding sequence ATGCAGGTACTTCTTCTGCTTTGCACCCGTTATGCTTTCTCCAAGCAGAATAGGCACAGGGGAACCAGTATCCGTATTACCATCGGTCTGGGCCTTTGCCTGTTCGCCATCATAGCGGTTTTGTCTTTCATGCAAGCCCTTCAACGGGACCAGTTCGACGATATCCGGACATTTGAATCCTTCGACCTGCAGGTTGTTCTCTCCACAAGCGATGAAGCTGCCGCCAGGCATGCTGCAGATGAGATTGAAGCCCTCGCCTCCGTTGATAACGCATTCATCTACGCAGACATACCTGTCATAACGCAGGCGACAGCCGGCGATACGGTTGCCGGAAGAATCAGGGGATTGGAGGCTGAAGGCAGGTTTCTTTCGCAGCTGAACAGTTATCGGGGAGAACTCTTTGTGCCGGGTTTCCTTGCTTCCTCCTACTCAAACAGCAGAACCCATGCCCTCAAGGATGAGGTCAAGGTCACCCTGCTCAAGAAAGGTCGACAGGCGACTGTTATACCAAGCCAGAAAAACATGGTGATAGGCTCCCTCTATTATACAAGCAGCTATGATTTCGATCGGGCGACCTTCCTTTGTGATATAGAGACGCTTCTTTCCTTGAATCCGGACGTTCAGCTGAAGATTGGAATCTTTACACAGAACGATGTCCTTGAGGTAAAACGGCACATCCTTGATCTGGGGTATGAGGAAGTCGCCACCTACAAGGAGTTGAATGCATCGTTGTACGGTGCCATGGAGCTCGAGCAAAAGATGATGACCCTCATGCTTTTTCTGATGGTGTTGGTCATTCTGGTACATATCAGAAGCAGCAGCAGGCGATTGCTTTTGGCCAAGCAACGAGAGATAGCAATGCTCAGGTCGATGGGATTGACAAAAAAACAGGTGCAATCACTCTTTGTCCTGCAATCCCTTTTGGTTACGCTCATCGGTTGCGTGGTTGGCCTGGTGTTCTCCTATTCGGCCGTAGCCCTTTACCCCATGCTCTCCAATGTCGTATACCAATCCATGGGTGTGCACCTGATATTGGAGATCAGAACGTACGAAGTGGTGTTTTTGGTAGTCTCAATCCTGGTATTCAGCATGCTTGCTTCCTTTCAAGGAACGCATAGAATTCTGAAAGCCGATATTATGGAGATGTTTGCGCATGATGAAGTCATCTGA
- the rsxA gene encoding electron transport complex subunit RsxA, with protein MSYIAILITFIFINNFILVQFLGLCPFIGVSKNSENAIGMGASVTFVTTVASVVTWAIYYFLLVPFNLQYLQTLTFILVIASLVQLLEMVVQKISPALYKALGIYLPLITTNCAVLGIAIINISSNYNVMEAFTAGLAAGLGFTLAIVLMSNIRERLDLQPVRRAYRGMPIAFISAGLMALAFMAFDKSLITNLHLV; from the coding sequence ATGAGCTATATTGCAATATTAATAACATTTATATTTATCAACAACTTCATTCTCGTGCAGTTCTTGGGACTCTGTCCGTTCATCGGTGTCTCCAAGAACAGTGAGAATGCCATCGGTATGGGTGCTTCGGTTACCTTTGTTACCACGGTAGCTTCGGTTGTAACCTGGGCTATCTACTACTTTCTGTTGGTTCCTTTCAATCTGCAGTACCTGCAGACGCTGACCTTCATCCTGGTCATTGCAAGTCTGGTGCAGCTGCTTGAGATGGTGGTTCAGAAAATAAGCCCTGCCTTGTACAAGGCACTAGGTATTTATCTTCCGCTCATCACGACCAACTGTGCAGTTCTTGGTATTGCGATCATCAATATCTCCAGCAACTATAATGTGATGGAAGCCTTTACGGCAGGTCTTGCCGCGGGTCTCGGTTTTACGCTCGCCATTGTTTTGATGAGCAATATCCGTGAGCGCCTCGATCTGCAACCGGTACGCAGGGCGTATCGGGGAATGCCGATTGCTTTCATCAGTGCGGGTTTGATGGCCTTGGCATTCATGGCCTTCGACAAGTCCTTGATCACCAACCTGCATTTGGTATAA
- a CDS encoding ABC transporter ATP-binding protein, giving the protein MMKSSEVLSLKQVSKSFPATLRGGQPIHILQQVDLSLSDSTSVAITGRSGSGKSTLLQISAGLLSCDSGQVIFENRELSTLDDVRLSMLRCRRMGFIFQSSLLLDDFNALENVQIPAMIAGCSEKEAQKRALNLLQTVGLADRLYHTSDQLSGGERQRVAIARALVNEPAVIFADEPTGSLDERNAQLVEDLLLNLVAERKVALMLITHNNVFAARCDFVYHLHNRNLEVDA; this is encoded by the coding sequence ATGATGAAGTCATCTGAAGTATTATCCCTGAAGCAGGTTTCCAAAAGCTTTCCGGCAACCCTCAGGGGGGGGCAGCCCATCCACATTCTCCAGCAGGTGGATCTTTCACTGTCCGACTCCACCAGTGTCGCTATCACAGGGCGAAGCGGAAGCGGAAAATCGACGCTTCTGCAAATAAGCGCAGGGTTGCTTTCGTGTGACAGCGGGCAGGTGATTTTTGAGAATCGGGAACTCTCGACGCTCGATGACGTGAGGCTGAGCATGCTGCGCTGCAGGCGGATGGGCTTCATCTTCCAAAGCAGCCTCCTGCTTGATGATTTCAATGCCCTTGAGAATGTGCAGATTCCCGCCATGATCGCCGGTTGTTCGGAGAAAGAGGCACAAAAACGTGCATTGAACCTACTGCAAACCGTCGGGCTTGCTGACAGGTTGTACCATACCAGCGACCAGCTTTCAGGAGGTGAGCGCCAGCGGGTAGCCATTGCACGGGCTTTGGTGAATGAACCTGCGGTAATCTTTGCAGATGAACCAACGGGTTCGCTGGATGAACGGAACGCCCAGCTGGTGGAGGACCTCCTGCTCAATTTGGTGGCAGAGCGCAAGGTGGCTCTGATGCTCATCACCCACAACAACGTTTTCGCAGCTCGTTGTGACTTCGTGTACCATCTGCATAACAGAAATCTGGAGGTGGATGCTTGA
- a CDS encoding ABC transporter permease: MKGSLFHLMVLRKLGYRGSRAAKKRILFNILLISLVVASLVFAQIFVVSMSRGIADKYALLGNGHLQIHEHTGLELGPIEGLLDTQLVAQSHALIYSPEANKMVRLKGVGSEYFNEMRLEQLSMGTPEAGQATNLPQILISTTLAEELGVTVNDRVALMLVSQNSIRPQLCVIHNLYDSGYQELDANLVFCDYELVHRLFGGKEETYYELLVEQSRMQSIKGDLQMQGYSVTSWDEENYSVATNLNTSRQAVLGVMVVVAILCGYFISELSRELVEDDKHKIAMLTLLGARRVFIRKVYFSTVMLVTLVSILAGTMAGMLLASNLGPLLSYIADKSIPSLSYYLLDFSISIPASDILSIILVLLFVSMISVQWSLRRVKVIEPLSCTHFD; the protein is encoded by the coding sequence TTGAAAGGTTCCCTCTTTCACCTCATGGTCCTGCGAAAGCTTGGATATCGAGGAAGTCGAGCAGCAAAAAAACGAATACTGTTCAACATTCTGCTGATCAGCTTGGTCGTAGCTTCCTTGGTCTTTGCCCAGATATTTGTCGTGTCCATGAGTCGCGGCATAGCCGACAAGTATGCCCTGCTAGGGAACGGGCACTTGCAGATTCATGAGCATACCGGTCTGGAACTTGGTCCGATTGAAGGCCTTTTGGATACACAACTGGTAGCACAAAGCCATGCGCTCATCTACAGCCCCGAGGCTAACAAGATGGTACGGCTCAAGGGCGTAGGTTCTGAGTATTTCAATGAAATGAGGCTGGAACAGCTCAGTATGGGAACCCCGGAGGCTGGACAAGCAACCAATCTTCCCCAAATCCTGATAAGTACCACCTTGGCCGAAGAATTGGGTGTCACGGTCAATGACCGGGTCGCCCTCATGCTGGTAAGTCAGAACAGCATACGGCCCCAATTGTGCGTGATACACAATCTGTACGACTCCGGATATCAGGAGCTCGATGCCAATCTTGTATTCTGCGACTACGAGCTCGTGCATCGGCTCTTCGGGGGTAAGGAAGAGACGTACTATGAGCTGCTGGTGGAACAATCACGGATGCAGAGCATCAAGGGCGACCTTCAGATGCAGGGATATTCGGTGACTTCCTGGGATGAGGAGAATTACAGTGTGGCAACCAACCTCAATACAAGCCGGCAGGCTGTGTTGGGTGTCATGGTTGTTGTTGCCATTCTTTGCGGTTATTTCATCAGTGAACTGTCCCGGGAACTGGTGGAGGACGATAAGCACAAGATCGCGATGCTTACGCTCCTCGGGGCAAGAAGAGTATTCATCCGCAAGGTCTATTTCTCAACGGTCATGCTGGTCACCTTGGTATCCATCCTTGCAGGAACCATGGCGGGGATGTTGCTTGCAAGCAACCTCGGTCCGTTGCTTTCGTACATCGCTGACAAGTCGATTCCCTCCCTTTCCTACTATCTATTGGATTTTTCCATCTCCATCCCGGCCTCCGACATCCTGTCAATAATTTTGGTATTGCTTTTTGTCAGCATGATTTCAGTGCAGTGGAGCCTCAGAAGGGTAAAGGTAATTGAACCTCTTTCCTGTACACACTTTGACTAA
- a CDS encoding alpha-amylase/4-alpha-glucanotransferase domain-containing protein: MKVLIGAYSQLSQGVPVPAFERALTAVFKPLLTLLHHSEGAVLQLSLGVPVLEWLELTQQPVNLLLADLARRGKVELLTGSYHQSILSLLSPKDRSNQIELTTTYLRKRYGQRSKTLFSYAQVFNPHYINTMNLCCIDSLVISSYDCDKPKQQFTEPFSMQEMGKSISVIPTSSTINSLIRKFAEKEIGFGNLLDQVRSMFEAKPPFVMAMINIDQLLQGGITEEQTNLLFTMLLQYGSQSIEEAHSLEELPQKGYLQAGWYGFDSTKADLCCINDLFVKDESLSYLYGRYTSMVEIARTYKKDKDVRKRLEHLIQKLSTGTVYLCDANATMLRSSVRKLFWRYISEADSVLSALKDFSYPVVTDFDHDELDEYLVIGKYLSCVIDSKGGSLAELTYLPSLYNYGDTLSPLQGFGSSLHNQHPALQGRKQRLFSDVFLPFESVLDEYAKTDEQSCLDMSTTVYNLSVLDRRNTEFRAIATTDASPIIGGEVGLSKHFKIRQNTVLLDVTLTNLSEHPVSFRYGCEIPLSIASFKNPIPFFQLENKKNVLHEDDEIILKQVKSIRMYDEPNSTSLTLVADTRFTLLKEDYTIEIPTVLGVEQLYQHTLFMTSWPIQLESGAEKKITLGLRVERK; encoded by the coding sequence ATGAAAGTACTGATAGGTGCCTACAGTCAACTTAGCCAAGGTGTACCAGTGCCCGCATTCGAGCGGGCACTTACTGCTGTATTCAAGCCTCTTTTGACACTTTTACACCATAGCGAGGGGGCGGTACTTCAATTATCACTGGGAGTACCTGTGCTTGAGTGGCTGGAATTGACCCAACAGCCGGTGAACCTTTTGCTTGCCGATCTTGCAAGAAGAGGCAAGGTGGAGCTGCTTACCGGTTCCTATCACCAAAGCATTCTCAGCCTGCTTTCCCCGAAGGATCGATCCAATCAAATCGAGCTTACCACTACATACTTGCGCAAACGGTATGGACAACGCTCAAAAACATTGTTCAGCTATGCCCAGGTTTTCAATCCACACTACATCAATACGATGAATTTGTGTTGCATTGATTCACTGGTAATCTCTTCATACGATTGCGACAAACCCAAACAACAGTTTACGGAGCCTTTCTCCATGCAGGAGATGGGAAAGTCCATTTCGGTAATTCCGACAAGCTCCACCATCAATTCACTCATTCGCAAGTTTGCCGAGAAAGAGATTGGTTTTGGCAACCTGCTTGATCAAGTACGTTCGATGTTCGAAGCAAAACCCCCATTTGTAATGGCGATGATAAATATCGACCAGCTTTTACAGGGCGGCATTACGGAGGAACAAACAAACCTTTTGTTCACCATGCTCTTGCAGTACGGTTCACAGAGCATCGAGGAAGCCCATTCTTTGGAAGAGCTCCCTCAAAAAGGGTATCTGCAGGCAGGGTGGTACGGCTTCGATTCCACCAAAGCCGATTTATGTTGCATCAACGACCTGTTTGTCAAAGACGAGAGTTTATCGTATCTGTATGGACGATACACCTCCATGGTCGAAATAGCCCGAACGTATAAGAAGGATAAGGATGTCCGTAAGCGTCTGGAGCACTTGATACAGAAGCTTTCAACGGGAACGGTGTATCTTTGTGATGCAAATGCAACCATGCTTCGAAGCTCGGTGAGAAAGCTGTTTTGGAGATACATCAGTGAAGCGGACAGCGTTCTTTCAGCATTGAAGGATTTTTCCTATCCTGTTGTCACCGACTTCGACCACGATGAATTGGATGAGTACCTGGTAATCGGCAAATACCTGAGTTGCGTCATCGATTCCAAGGGGGGAAGCCTTGCCGAGTTGACCTACCTCCCATCGCTTTACAATTATGGAGACACACTTTCCCCGCTTCAGGGATTTGGAAGCAGTCTGCATAATCAGCATCCTGCGCTGCAAGGCAGAAAACAACGCTTGTTCAGCGATGTGTTTCTTCCCTTTGAATCAGTGCTCGATGAATATGCAAAGACCGACGAACAATCCTGTCTTGATATGAGCACGACGGTGTACAACCTTTCTGTGCTCGATCGGAGAAATACAGAATTTCGCGCAATAGCGACCACTGATGCTTCTCCAATCATCGGAGGGGAGGTTGGACTCTCCAAACACTTCAAGATTCGGCAGAATACGGTTCTGCTTGATGTTACCCTGACCAATCTCAGCGAACATCCGGTCAGTTTCCGGTATGGTTGCGAGATACCTCTCTCGATAGCATCGTTCAAGAATCCCATTCCTTTTTTCCAACTCGAAAATAAGAAGAATGTTCTGCATGAGGATGATGAGATTATCCTCAAACAGGTTAAATCCATCCGGATGTATGATGAACCGAACAGCACCTCCCTGACATTGGTAGCCGATACCCGCTTTACCTTACTGAAAGAAGACTATACTATTGAAATCCCCACCGTCCTCGGCGTGGAACAGCTGTATCAACATACGTTGTTCATGACTTCCTGGCCCATCCAATTGGAGAGCGGAGCAGAGAAAAAAATTACCCTTGGACTCAGGGTGGAACGAAAATAA